From the Bacteroidia bacterium genome, one window contains:
- a CDS encoding nucleotidyltransferase domain-containing protein, producing the protein MNKEKSLGDLLYALGERKKELNCLYHVEEVLTQQNVSLDTIFEQTITAIPPGWQYPDICRVRILFGGRAWTSADFHETPWVLSTPILIDDRAEGSIEVFYMNEMRPADEGPFLREERRLVNTIAERIANYVQHQRLKNVFHEWQIMKDQLAEKKRAEWKVILEMLRRTDQNLYTRISRKMLNRMCWAGIPVACELMQRFSARRGNGEQDVFGESNRPRQREELYNFIASSDEIFLIAAEHLSDEDILNLIQKWIKDDKASFLVNSVENLDTSLAEIVDAISRYYHIFPEGIELSPSTELGLRVSLIRRFFTEQLQYINIAKGYLQVNDFFELTKRIVFHQKSHGKLGGKSSGLFLASHILKKETEATGNFQNIRVPKTWYITSDGILSFIHYNNLEEVFNQKYMDIEQVREEYPSIVQVFKNSYFPPEMTKGLAIALDDFGDNPVIVRSSSLLEDSMNAAFSGKYKSLFLANAGSKAERLAALQDAIAEVYASTFGPDPIEYRAERGLIDFHEEMGIMIQEVVGTRVGKYLMPAWSGVAFSNNEFRWSPRIRREDGLIRLVPGLGTRAVDRVGDDYPVLLAPGQPNLRVNVTPDEVVRYSPKKIDVINLASGCFETIDILDLLREAGNDYPGINLIVSQYDGDTIRQPFGFELDFDRDVYAVTFNGLINGTQHIKTLWNMLQTLQKKLNTPVDIEFASDGEHIYLLQCRPQSFTRHNLPAPIPQDIPNRQKLFTANRYVSNGIIPDVTHLVYVNPESYSRLPERIDLVTVGRIVGKLNKILPRRRFILMGPGRWGSRGDIKLGVGVTYSDINNTVMLIEIARQQGNYVPDLSFGTHFFQDLVEASIRYLPLYPDDEDVVFNEVFLRSSRNLLSELLPDYAAYADTVAVIDIPASTGGNVLRILMNAELEQAVAFFTQPSTMSEETRENTHTPTLFVTDHWEWRLRMAERIAASIDAKYFGIRALYLFGSTKNGSAGPASDIDLLVHIEQSAVRRRELERWFEGWGICLAELNYLRTGYRSDSLLDIHYVTDDDIAKQTSYAMKIDAVTDAARMLRLTRKE; encoded by the coding sequence ATGAACAAGGAAAAATCTCTCGGCGACCTCCTCTATGCTCTCGGCGAACGAAAAAAGGAGCTGAACTGCCTGTATCACGTCGAAGAGGTGTTGACGCAGCAAAACGTCTCGCTCGACACCATTTTCGAGCAGACCATCACCGCTATCCCTCCCGGCTGGCAGTATCCGGACATTTGCCGCGTCCGCATTCTCTTCGGCGGCCGTGCATGGACCTCCGCCGATTTTCATGAAACGCCCTGGGTGCTCAGCACGCCCATCCTGATCGACGACCGCGCCGAGGGATCCATCGAGGTATTCTACATGAATGAGATGCGCCCCGCAGACGAGGGCCCCTTCCTTCGCGAGGAGCGGCGGCTGGTGAACACCATCGCGGAGCGCATTGCGAACTACGTGCAGCACCAGCGTCTGAAAAATGTGTTTCACGAGTGGCAGATCATGAAGGACCAGCTCGCCGAGAAAAAGCGGGCGGAATGGAAAGTGATTCTCGAGATGCTCCGCAGGACGGACCAGAATCTCTACACGCGCATTTCCAGAAAAATGCTCAATCGTATGTGCTGGGCGGGAATCCCTGTTGCCTGCGAGCTGATGCAACGCTTCAGCGCCAGACGCGGCAACGGAGAGCAGGATGTGTTCGGGGAGAGCAATCGTCCCCGACAACGCGAGGAGTTGTATAACTTCATCGCTTCCAGCGACGAGATCTTCCTGATAGCGGCCGAGCATCTCAGCGACGAGGATATTCTGAATCTGATACAGAAATGGATAAAGGATGACAAGGCCTCATTTCTCGTCAATTCGGTGGAAAACCTCGACACGTCGCTGGCGGAAATCGTGGACGCGATCAGCCGCTACTACCACATCTTTCCCGAGGGTATCGAGCTCTCCCCTTCCACCGAACTCGGTCTCCGGGTATCGCTGATCCGCCGCTTCTTCACGGAACAGTTGCAGTACATCAACATCGCCAAGGGATACCTGCAGGTCAATGACTTTTTCGAGCTGACCAAGCGCATCGTGTTTCATCAGAAAAGTCATGGCAAGCTCGGAGGGAAAAGCTCCGGTCTCTTTCTCGCGTCGCACATTCTGAAAAAGGAAACGGAGGCCACGGGCAACTTCCAGAATATTCGCGTCCCGAAAACCTGGTACATCACCTCCGACGGGATCCTGAGCTTCATCCATTACAATAATCTGGAAGAGGTGTTCAACCAGAAGTACATGGATATCGAACAGGTGCGGGAGGAGTATCCGTCCATCGTACAGGTATTCAAAAACTCCTACTTCCCTCCGGAAATGACCAAGGGTCTCGCGATCGCCCTGGATGATTTCGGTGATAACCCGGTGATCGTGCGCAGCAGCAGTCTGCTGGAGGACAGCATGAACGCCGCATTCTCGGGGAAGTACAAGAGTCTCTTCCTCGCAAACGCCGGCAGCAAGGCGGAACGCCTCGCGGCGTTGCAGGATGCCATCGCGGAAGTGTATGCCTCCACGTTCGGTCCGGATCCGATAGAGTATCGCGCGGAACGCGGCCTGATTGACTTCCATGAAGAAATGGGGATCATGATTCAGGAGGTCGTCGGTACACGGGTCGGAAAGTACCTGATGCCGGCCTGGTCGGGAGTCGCCTTCAGCAATAACGAATTTCGCTGGTCACCACGCATACGGCGGGAGGATGGTCTGATACGCCTCGTGCCCGGACTCGGGACGCGGGCTGTGGACAGAGTGGGCGACGACTATCCGGTACTGCTCGCTCCCGGGCAGCCCAATCTGCGCGTGAACGTCACACCGGATGAAGTGGTACGGTATTCTCCGAAAAAAATCGACGTCATAAACCTGGCATCCGGGTGTTTCGAGACGATTGATATTCTGGACCTGCTGCGGGAAGCCGGGAATGATTATCCTGGAATCAATCTCATCGTCTCGCAATACGACGGCGATACCATACGGCAGCCCTTCGGATTTGAATTGGATTTCGATCGCGACGTGTACGCCGTCACGTTCAACGGTCTGATCAACGGGACGCAGCATATCAAGACGCTGTGGAACATGCTTCAGACTCTGCAAAAGAAATTGAACACTCCCGTAGATATCGAGTTCGCCTCGGACGGCGAGCATATTTACCTGCTGCAATGCCGTCCGCAAAGCTTTACACGCCACAATCTGCCCGCGCCCATTCCGCAGGATATTCCCAACCGGCAGAAACTGTTCACGGCGAATCGGTATGTGTCCAATGGCATCATCCCGGACGTCACGCATCTGGTGTATGTCAATCCCGAAAGCTACTCGCGCCTGCCGGAGCGTATCGATCTCGTGACCGTGGGACGCATCGTCGGCAAACTCAACAAAATATTACCGCGACGTCGCTTCATCCTGATGGGACCCGGTCGCTGGGGCAGTCGTGGCGACATCAAGCTCGGGGTGGGTGTCACGTACTCGGACATCAACAATACCGTCATGCTCATCGAAATCGCACGGCAGCAGGGCAATTACGTACCGGACCTCTCGTTCGGCACGCATTTCTTCCAGGATCTGGTAGAGGCCTCCATCCGCTACCTGCCGCTGTATCCCGACGACGAGGATGTGGTGTTTAACGAAGTGTTTTTACGAAGCAGCCGCAATTTGCTCTCCGAGTTGCTTCCGGACTATGCCGCGTACGCGGACACCGTCGCGGTGATCGACATCCCCGCGAGCACGGGAGGCAATGTTCTGCGCATACTCATGAACGCGGAACTGGAACAGGCCGTCGCGTTCTTTACGCAACCCAGTACGATGAGTGAAGAGACGCGGGAAAACACTCACACACCGACGCTGTTCGTCACCGACCACTGGGAGTGGCGCCTGCGCATGGCGGAGCGCATCGCGGCTTCCATCGACGCGAAATATTTCGGCATTCGGGCACTGTATCTGTTCGGCAGCACGAAAAATGGCTCGGCGGGGCCGGCCAGCGACATTGACCTGCTCGTCCACATCGAACAGAGCGCCGTGCGGCGAAGAGAACTGGAACGATGGTTCGAAGGCTGGGGTATCTGTCTCGCAGAGTTAAACTATCTGCGCACTGGCTATCGCAGCGATTCCCTGCTTGACATACACTATGTCACCGACGACGACATCGCCAAACAGACATCCTATGCGATGAAAATTGATGCGGTGACGGATGCCGCGCGCATGCTGCGCTTGACGCGGAAGGAATGA
- a CDS encoding metallophosphoesterase, producing MRCLFASDIHGHERRWLALFDAIERELPQAVFLGGDLLPAVRRSAAGVYPVVNDFIRDFLVVRLDELRSRLREDYPAIFLIPGNDDARTHEDALIATEDHGLWTYAHGRIQALRDYDVLGYAFVPPTPFRCKDWERYDVSRYVDPGCISPEDGFLTVPRDQRDLRYGTIEDDLKEMSDCRDLSRTICLFHSPPYDTVMDRAALDGRFIDHVPLDVHVGSIAIRKFILDRVPRISLHGHIHESASITGTWKQQLGATWCYSAAHKGKELALVRFDPDHPADAERELL from the coding sequence ATGCGCTGCCTGTTTGCCTCGGATATCCATGGGCATGAGCGGCGCTGGCTCGCGCTTTTCGACGCCATTGAGCGCGAACTTCCCCAAGCCGTCTTTCTCGGCGGCGATCTGTTGCCCGCCGTGCGACGCTCGGCGGCGGGAGTCTATCCTGTGGTAAACGACTTTATCAGGGATTTTCTCGTTGTTCGTCTGGACGAACTGCGCTCCCGGTTGCGCGAGGACTATCCGGCGATTTTTCTGATTCCCGGAAACGACGATGCCCGCACACACGAAGACGCGCTGATCGCGACCGAGGATCATGGACTTTGGACCTATGCACATGGACGAATTCAGGCGCTGCGGGACTATGACGTACTGGGCTACGCCTTCGTCCCACCGACGCCTTTCCGCTGCAAGGACTGGGAACGGTACGATGTATCCCGCTATGTCGATCCCGGCTGCATTTCTCCTGAAGACGGCTTCCTCACTGTTCCGCGTGACCAGCGCGACCTTCGTTATGGGACCATCGAGGATGATCTGAAAGAAATGTCAGATTGCCGCGATCTTTCGCGCACGATCTGCCTTTTTCACTCACCGCCGTATGACACGGTGATGGACCGCGCGGCCCTGGACGGACGTTTTATTGATCATGTGCCGCTTGATGTACATGTCGGCAGCATCGCAATACGGAAATTCATACTTGATCGTGTTCCGCGCATCTCCCTTCACGGTCACATACACGAGTCTGCATCGATTACCGGAACGTGGAAGCAACAACTCGGTGCGACCTGGTGCTACTCGGCCGCACACAAGGGGAAAGAACTCGCGCTTGTGCGCTTTGATCCCGACCATCCCGCCGATGCGGAGAGGGAGTTGCTCTGA
- the nth gene encoding endonuclease III yields the protein MASPTLFHTESLAQRRGRMGKVLRALRTVFPAPACALVHDDPLQLLIATILSAQCTDERVNMVTPSLFAAWPTARALADADVEEIAEVIRSTGFFQNKSRNIKACCQRLMEVHDGEVPRTMEELTALPGVGRKTANVVLGNAFGIPGFPVDTHVTRISNLLELTDSDDPVVIERHLCEITPKKHWTDASHLFILHGRATCIARRPRCGECVIARWCPASVKSEE from the coding sequence ATGGCATCACCGACACTCTTTCATACTGAATCACTGGCGCAACGACGCGGACGCATGGGAAAAGTCCTGCGTGCCCTGCGCACAGTCTTCCCGGCTCCTGCTTGTGCCCTGGTGCACGACGATCCGTTGCAGTTACTGATAGCGACGATACTTTCCGCGCAGTGCACGGACGAGCGCGTGAATATGGTGACGCCCTCACTTTTCGCCGCCTGGCCCACGGCACGCGCACTGGCGGACGCGGATGTGGAAGAAATCGCTGAGGTGATTCGCAGCACGGGCTTCTTTCAGAATAAATCCCGCAACATCAAAGCCTGCTGTCAACGGCTGATGGAGGTCCACGACGGAGAGGTTCCGCGCACGATGGAGGAACTCACCGCGCTGCCCGGTGTTGGACGGAAAACTGCGAACGTCGTGCTGGGCAACGCCTTCGGCATACCGGGCTTCCCCGTGGACACACATGTCACGCGTATCTCCAATCTCCTCGAACTCACCGATTCGGATGATCCGGTGGTGATTGAGCGCCATCTCTGTGAGATAACACCGAAGAAACACTGGACTGATGCCAGCCATCTCTTCATCCTCCATGGCCGCGCCACCTGCATTGCACGACGTCCCCGCTGCGGCGAATGCGTCATCGCCCGGTGGTGTCCGGCTTCGGTAAAGAGTGAAGAGTAA
- a CDS encoding M20/M25/M40 family metallo-hydrolase, giving the protein MSERMIQQFMEMVRIPSESGNEAEMIAYLKREFEALGAEAETDDYGNLIAKLPAKGSDQTIPILLSCHADTVKPGVGIDPVLEDGVIRSKGDTILAADDKAGIAEMLEALRIAEVRPPVEIAISREEEIGLHGVKNLDYSRITARQGFLLDNDTLDTIVVGGPSYFAIDVFVTGRAAHAGMEPEKGINAIQAAARAIAALRLGRLDDDTTANVGVIEGGIIRNGVPDRAKFLAECRSLQHEKAAALAEEMRSIIEREVQATGASAEIVINNLCKAVSIPDDSWTVRAAVQALATAGVNATTTFITGFTDASIYNNMGIEMAVVGIGARLEHSTDEHIHVADMEKAVTMVVELLRLSADRSDS; this is encoded by the coding sequence ATGTCCGAGCGCATGATACAGCAGTTTATGGAAATGGTTCGCATACCGAGCGAGTCCGGAAACGAAGCGGAAATGATCGCGTATCTAAAGCGCGAATTCGAAGCACTCGGTGCCGAAGCGGAGACGGACGACTATGGCAATCTCATCGCCAAACTGCCCGCGAAGGGTTCCGATCAGACCATCCCCATTTTGCTCTCCTGCCATGCGGATACCGTCAAGCCCGGTGTCGGTATCGATCCCGTGCTCGAAGACGGCGTCATCCGCTCCAAGGGCGACACCATTCTCGCCGCGGACGACAAGGCAGGCATCGCCGAAATGCTCGAGGCGCTGCGCATCGCGGAGGTCCGGCCGCCCGTGGAAATCGCCATCAGCCGTGAAGAGGAAATCGGACTGCACGGTGTGAAAAATCTGGACTACAGCCGCATTACCGCGAGGCAGGGTTTTCTCCTGGACAACGACACACTCGATACCATTGTCGTGGGCGGTCCCTCGTATTTCGCCATCGATGTATTCGTGACGGGGCGCGCGGCGCATGCGGGCATGGAACCGGAGAAGGGCATCAACGCGATTCAGGCGGCCGCGAGAGCGATCGCCGCACTCCGGCTGGGACGTCTCGACGACGATACCACGGCCAACGTCGGTGTGATTGAGGGAGGCATTATTCGCAACGGTGTTCCGGACAGGGCGAAATTCCTCGCCGAGTGCCGCAGTTTACAGCATGAGAAGGCGGCGGCACTCGCGGAAGAAATGCGTTCCATCATCGAACGTGAAGTGCAGGCGACGGGCGCATCGGCAGAAATCGTCATCAACAATCTCTGCAAAGCTGTCAGTATTCCCGATGACTCGTGGACCGTACGTGCGGCCGTTCAGGCACTGGCCACCGCGGGCGTCAACGCAACGACGACCTTCATCACCGGTTTCACCGACGCGTCCATATACAACAATATGGGCATTGAAATGGCCGTCGTCGGCATCGGCGCCCGACTCGAGCATTCCACCGACGAGCACATCCACGTCGCGGACATGGAGAAAGCCGTCACTATGGTCGTGGAACTTCTGCGACTCAGCGCGGACCGGAGTGATTCATGA
- a CDS encoding AMP-binding protein — MKYPKEEYPLYPVPELRSLQDILRNGLVTHADRPALSDLLPTPIQQATYAQLYRHVVRFGRALRALGLKERDHVALIGENRVQWGIAYLAITCFNFVVVPIDRNLKENEILTILHASDSRAAVFTESFREMFSAFERSVSKLDTLIDMDLPARREVIHSMKELIDGQPLPSEDNPFPAIDPAAMAVIVFTSGSMGHAKGVMLSQRNICSNLRAMLQMLEIPETDRFLSVLPMHHTYECTCGFLCPLVKGASVHYARSLKTVAEDMTTVRPTVVLGVPLLFEKMYRRISQAIAEKRIASAVMKPLQGVISILEAVGVGGVRRKLFAEVHERFGGHIRMLIVGGAAPDPHVAQGFRALGFTFLQGYGLTECSPILALNRLRKYRDDAAGLPLPGVALRIEDPDNEGRGEIVARGDSIMLGYYKNETATAEVLRDGWFYTGDFGFIDEDGFLHINGRKKNVIIARNGKNVFPEEIEERIAKLPFVLECVVYGSKSDDGNELIATMIVPDANAVYEHARNKGEEVTEVYVRKLLDEQIRKLNEQLPVYKQIRRVTVKDTEFEKTTTQKIKRYLIEAGG, encoded by the coding sequence ATGAAATATCCCAAGGAAGAGTATCCGCTGTATCCCGTCCCCGAACTGCGGTCCTTGCAGGACATCCTGCGCAACGGTCTTGTGACGCATGCGGACAGGCCCGCATTGTCGGATCTGTTGCCGACGCCAATACAGCAGGCGACGTACGCGCAGTTGTACCGCCACGTCGTGCGTTTCGGTCGGGCATTACGCGCTCTCGGTCTGAAGGAGCGTGATCACGTTGCGCTGATCGGTGAAAACCGCGTACAGTGGGGCATCGCGTATCTGGCAATCACCTGTTTCAATTTCGTCGTTGTTCCCATCGACAGAAATCTGAAGGAAAACGAAATTCTCACCATCCTTCACGCGTCCGATTCGCGTGCGGCGGTGTTTACGGAATCGTTCCGTGAAATGTTCAGTGCGTTCGAGCGCAGTGTGTCGAAGCTCGATACGCTCATAGACATGGACCTTCCCGCCCGCCGGGAAGTGATTCACTCGATGAAGGAACTGATCGATGGGCAACCGCTGCCGTCGGAGGATAATCCCTTTCCCGCGATCGATCCCGCAGCGATGGCGGTCATCGTTTTCACATCCGGGTCTATGGGCCATGCCAAGGGCGTTATGCTCTCGCAGCGTAACATCTGCTCTAATTTGCGCGCCATGCTGCAGATGCTCGAGATACCCGAGACGGATCGCTTTCTTTCCGTATTGCCGATGCATCACACCTACGAATGTACCTGCGGTTTTCTCTGTCCGCTTGTGAAGGGTGCCTCGGTACATTATGCCCGCTCACTGAAAACCGTGGCTGAGGACATGACCACGGTACGTCCCACCGTCGTGCTGGGAGTGCCGTTGCTTTTCGAAAAGATGTATCGACGGATTTCGCAGGCGATAGCGGAGAAACGCATCGCTTCGGCGGTGATGAAACCGCTTCAGGGCGTCATATCCATACTCGAGGCTGTTGGTGTCGGAGGGGTGCGGCGGAAGCTGTTCGCGGAGGTCCACGAACGTTTTGGCGGTCACATACGCATGCTCATTGTGGGCGGCGCCGCTCCGGATCCCCACGTCGCGCAGGGCTTCAGGGCTCTGGGTTTCACCTTCCTGCAGGGCTATGGATTGACCGAGTGTTCTCCGATTCTCGCGCTCAATCGTCTACGTAAATACCGCGATGATGCGGCGGGACTGCCTTTACCCGGCGTCGCGCTCCGTATCGAGGATCCGGACAACGAGGGACGCGGAGAGATTGTCGCCCGGGGCGACAGCATCATGCTGGGATATTACAAAAACGAAACAGCGACAGCGGAGGTGCTGCGCGACGGGTGGTTTTACACGGGCGATTTCGGCTTCATCGATGAGGATGGTTTTCTTCACATCAACGGCCGAAAGAAAAACGTCATTATCGCCCGCAACGGGAAAAATGTCTTCCCCGAGGAAATCGAAGAACGCATCGCCAAACTCCCGTTCGTCCTCGAATGCGTCGTATACGGAAGCAAGAGTGACGACGGCAACGAATTGATCGCGACCATGATCGTTCCCGACGCCAACGCCGTGTACGAGCACGCCCGGAACAAGGGTGAGGAAGTCACGGAAGTGTACGTACGGAAACTTCTCGACGAACAGATACGCAAACTGAACGAACAGCTTCCGGTATATAAGCAAATCCGGCGGGTGACGGTCAAGGATACGGAATTCGAGAAAACGACTACGCAAAAAATCAAACGCTACCTGATCGAGGCAGGGGGGTAG